The following proteins come from a genomic window of Eisenibacter elegans DSM 3317:
- a CDS encoding MBL fold metallo-hydrolase → MIIEQIYTGCLAQGAYYIQSGNDAIIIDPLREVAPYLEKAERNGATIKYIFETHFHADFVSGHVDLAKRTGAAIVYGPTATPSFEAIIAEDGQEFKVGELTIRVLHTPGHTMESSCFLLLDPTGKPHSIFTGDTLFIGDVGRPDLAQKGAELTQEDLAGMLYDSLHNKIMGLPDELIVYPAHGAGSACGKNMSKETSDTLGNQKKTNYALKAETKEQFIKEVTDGLLPPPYYFPKNVALNKHGYADVEEVVGRGLTALTPEQFEMVVNEHQALVLDTRAPQTFKDAFIPNAINIGVNGDFAPWVGTLITDIQQPIVIVAEAGSEEEVVTRLSRVGYDNTLGFLKGGIEAWKAAGKELDQIESISAEEFARRHKAGSLKVVDVRRESEYQAEHVVEADNVPLAYISEHMATFSKTDTNYIHCAGGYRSMIAASILKSRGYDNIIDIAGGFKAIAETDINKTAYVCPSTLK, encoded by the coding sequence ATGATTATCGAACAAATCTATACCGGATGCCTAGCACAAGGTGCTTATTATATCCAAAGCGGCAACGACGCCATCATCATTGACCCCCTGCGCGAAGTAGCACCTTACCTCGAAAAGGCCGAACGCAACGGAGCAACTATCAAATATATTTTTGAGACACACTTCCACGCCGACTTCGTTTCAGGTCACGTAGACCTTGCCAAGCGCACCGGAGCCGCCATTGTTTATGGGCCTACCGCCACGCCTTCGTTTGAGGCCATCATTGCCGAAGACGGCCAAGAGTTCAAGGTAGGGGAGCTGACCATCCGTGTACTCCACACACCGGGCCACACGATGGAGTCCTCTTGCTTCCTTTTGCTCGACCCCACAGGCAAGCCCCACAGCATCTTCACCGGCGATACGCTCTTTATTGGAGATGTAGGCCGCCCTGACCTCGCCCAAAAAGGTGCAGAGCTGACTCAAGAAGACCTCGCCGGAATGCTCTATGACTCTCTCCACAACAAGATTATGGGCTTGCCCGATGAGTTGATTGTATACCCAGCCCACGGCGCCGGCTCGGCTTGTGGCAAGAATATGAGCAAAGAAACTTCTGACACCCTCGGCAATCAGAAAAAGACCAACTATGCCCTCAAGGCCGAAACCAAGGAGCAGTTTATCAAAGAAGTAACCGACGGGCTTCTACCACCGCCATATTACTTCCCCAAAAACGTAGCCCTCAACAAACACGGCTACGCCGATGTAGAAGAGGTCGTGGGTCGTGGCCTTACTGCCCTTACTCCCGAGCAGTTTGAGATGGTCGTCAACGAACACCAAGCCCTTGTGCTCGATACCCGTGCGCCCCAAACCTTCAAAGATGCCTTTATTCCCAATGCGATTAATATTGGTGTCAATGGCGACTTTGCCCCTTGGGTGGGTACACTCATCACCGACATTCAGCAGCCCATTGTCATTGTGGCCGAGGCTGGCAGTGAAGAAGAGGTCGTTACGCGTCTCTCTCGTGTAGGCTACGACAATACTCTCGGCTTCCTAAAAGGTGGCATCGAAGCGTGGAAAGCCGCAGGCAAAGAGCTTGACCAAATCGAGTCTATCAGCGCCGAAGAGTTTGCCCGCCGCCACAAAGCCGGCAGCCTCAAAGTGGTAGACGTACGCCGCGAGAGTGAGTACCAAGCCGAACACGTAGTAGAGGCCGACAACGTACCCCTCGCCTACATCAGCGAGCATATGGCGACCTTCTCCAAAACCGACACCAACTACATCCACTGTGCCGGAGGGTATCGCTCGATGATTGCGGCCTCTATCCTCAAATCTCGCGGATACGACAACATCATCGACATTGCCGGTGGGTTCAAGGCCATCGCCGAGACTGACATCAACAAAACGGCCTATGTTTGCCCCTCTACACTCAAGTAA
- a CDS encoding thioredoxin domain-containing protein: protein MLNLFQSKKKEVKKVLQTQLLVLYIHADWCENGKTMQTRFDQLRNKFDGQEVLFVKLDYTNNTTKHQSALLGIALGLRDVLERAKGTGFMLVVSAKSLQVLNGFNHKKNLSEMIALVEANLQEVMAS from the coding sequence ATGTTGAACCTATTCCAATCCAAGAAAAAAGAAGTAAAAAAAGTACTTCAAACCCAATTGTTGGTGCTTTATATACACGCCGATTGGTGCGAAAACGGCAAGACGATGCAAACACGTTTTGACCAACTCCGTAACAAATTTGACGGACAAGAGGTGCTCTTTGTCAAACTTGACTATACCAACAACACTACCAAGCACCAGTCTGCCCTCCTCGGCATTGCCCTCGGGCTGCGCGACGTATTGGAGCGCGCCAAAGGCACAGGCTTTATGTTGGTTGTTTCGGCCAAGAGCCTGCAAGTGCTCAATGGGTTCAACCATAAGAAGAACCTCTCTGAGATGATTGCCCTCGTCGAAGCCAACCTCCAAGAGGTGATGGCTAGCTAA
- a CDS encoding rhodanese-like domain-containing protein → MEVSRRSNFLRLGLLLFLPLWLAHCSTAQNSEQRLSVEAFATKLEALPQTQLIDIRTPAEFAAGHLPGAVNIDYFASDFAAQVAKLDPGRPVMIYCATGNRSGRALGQFQAFAQVYEMRQGFNMWAAQGLPVVKK, encoded by the coding sequence ATGGAAGTAAGTCGCCGTAGTAATTTCCTTCGTTTGGGGCTGTTGCTTTTTCTACCGCTGTGGTTAGCCCATTGCTCCACAGCCCAAAACAGCGAGCAGCGCCTTTCGGTCGAAGCCTTTGCGACCAAGCTAGAGGCGCTGCCCCAAACCCAGCTCATCGACATCCGCACTCCGGCGGAGTTTGCCGCTGGCCACCTCCCCGGTGCTGTCAACATCGACTACTTCGCTTCAGACTTTGCCGCACAAGTGGCCAAACTCGACCCTGGCCGTCCGGTGATGATTTACTGCGCTACTGGCAACCGCAGCGGGCGTGCACTTGGCCAGTTCCAAGCTTTTGCCCAAGTCTACGAAATGCGTCAAGGCTTCAACATGTGGGCGGCGCAAGGCCTGCCAGTGGTCAAAAAGTAA
- a CDS encoding OprD family outer membrane porin → MEKFILSAFAILVWIFFGFSVLGQADSYFTEDSTRQAPKVFRDWWQQGRTQGHARLFSSYIDNDDDLLDNYGTAIALAIRYESPYWRNLKVTFGGSVVYDIFSSDLSRRDPQTNAADRYIVAMYDLTNPTNKNQLVRLEELNLQYAWGEGRRSRITWGKQIITMPFVNSQDSRLRPSMVEGLWANIVLGQRWRTEGGWLYGASPRGTQRWYGMGQSLGILSGGLNFDGSRVDYAENIESKGYFLASLHYRPSAQTAISVYNHHLENVFNLAIAQAEHTLTLNETQQLLLGVQTIRQDAVADGGNPNPRQAYIEPGSHVWLFAGRVEWQHQQTRISLNHTRVGDTGRFLMPREWGTEGFLYGFMRRERFDGYGQVSAWNLYAHHQHRQLFWEGGIGYYQMPDVRNIRLNKYGMPTYWRANLELNYLFANSWQGLSLQLLLVYKGALGEWYDDNRYRINKVDMWLHTLALNYRF, encoded by the coding sequence GTGGAAAAGTTCATTCTTTCTGCTTTTGCAATCCTCGTATGGATATTTTTCGGCTTCTCGGTATTAGGGCAAGCAGACAGCTACTTTACCGAAGACAGCACCCGCCAAGCCCCTAAGGTGTTTCGCGATTGGTGGCAACAAGGACGTACACAAGGGCATGCACGGCTTTTCAGCTCCTATATCGACAATGACGACGACCTACTCGACAACTACGGCACGGCCATTGCCTTGGCCATCCGCTATGAAAGCCCTTATTGGCGCAACCTGAAGGTAACTTTTGGTGGTTCGGTGGTATATGATATTTTTTCCTCAGACCTAAGCCGCCGCGATCCACAAACCAATGCTGCCGACCGCTACATTGTCGCTATGTATGACCTCACCAATCCGACCAACAAAAACCAGTTGGTGCGGCTCGAAGAGTTGAATCTGCAATACGCTTGGGGCGAAGGCCGACGCTCACGCATCACCTGGGGCAAACAAATCATCACGATGCCCTTTGTCAATTCGCAAGACAGCCGCCTGCGCCCCTCGATGGTAGAGGGCCTATGGGCCAATATTGTCCTTGGGCAGCGTTGGCGTACAGAAGGCGGGTGGTTGTATGGGGCTTCGCCAAGAGGAACCCAACGATGGTATGGTATGGGACAGAGCCTGGGCATCTTATCAGGCGGGCTGAATTTTGACGGCTCAAGGGTAGATTATGCCGAAAATATTGAGAGCAAGGGGTATTTTTTAGCCTCCTTGCATTATCGCCCCAGTGCGCAGACGGCCATCTCGGTGTATAATCACCATCTCGAAAATGTATTCAACCTTGCCATTGCTCAGGCAGAGCATACGCTGACACTCAACGAAACACAGCAGTTGCTCTTAGGCGTACAAACCATTCGCCAAGATGCTGTAGCCGATGGCGGCAATCCCAATCCACGGCAGGCTTACATTGAGCCGGGTAGCCACGTATGGTTATTCGCCGGGCGGGTGGAGTGGCAACATCAGCAAACCCGCATCAGCCTAAACCATACGCGTGTGGGCGATACGGGGCGGTTTTTGATGCCTAGAGAGTGGGGAACGGAAGGATTTCTGTATGGGTTTATGCGTCGAGAGCGCTTTGATGGCTACGGCCAAGTCAGTGCGTGGAATTTGTATGCCCACCATCAGCATAGGCAGCTGTTTTGGGAGGGTGGCATAGGCTATTACCAAATGCCTGATGTGCGCAACATCCGGCTCAACAAGTACGGAATGCCGACCTATTGGCGGGCTAATTTGGAACTAAACTACCTCTTTGCCAACAGTTGGCAGGGCCTGAGCTTGCAGCTTTTGTTGGTATACAAAGGGGCTTTGGGTGAGTGGTATGATGACAACCGCTACCGTATCAACAAAGTTGATATGTGGCTGCATACCCTGGCGCTCAACTATCGGTTTTGA
- a CDS encoding endonuclease/exonuclease/phosphatase family protein, producing MRQLTHLWIMPLFLFLATGQVFSQALASRGMAVPEGYQYPQKSSFTLLSWNVEHFVDLHDNPYIHNRREDSPDTALYAIKIALLVEALREADADLVVLQEFESAAFLKALADSLLPDMGYQFFAGAESFNWYMNVVMMSRYPLGLTYGYRSLYTSLLQPDGKPQPDKAQININSRIVSQEVFVRPDQALVITGVHLKAGRNPEDEAARQGQIAMLQQQLQRLTQENKNIPLLLVGDLNATPDSPELRSLTQPQSKRHPRWIDPLANHTEVFSHPADAPRWRIDYILMNSAMHKNYLPESLHIGGLLGNDPERLRTLSDHLPLHATFQIK from the coding sequence ATGCGACAGCTTACACATCTTTGGATTATGCCCCTGTTTTTGTTTCTAGCCACTGGACAGGTATTTTCTCAAGCCCTCGCCTCACGCGGTATGGCCGTGCCCGAAGGGTATCAGTATCCTCAAAAAAGCAGCTTCACCCTCCTTAGTTGGAATGTAGAGCACTTTGTAGACCTTCACGACAACCCCTACATCCACAACCGCCGTGAAGACAGCCCCGACACCGCCCTGTATGCTATCAAGATAGCGCTATTGGTCGAAGCCCTGCGTGAGGCTGATGCCGATTTGGTGGTGCTTCAAGAGTTTGAAAGCGCTGCCTTCCTCAAAGCCTTGGCCGACAGCCTATTACCCGATATGGGGTATCAGTTTTTTGCCGGTGCAGAGAGTTTCAACTGGTATATGAATGTCGTGATGATGAGCCGATATCCCCTTGGCCTTACCTATGGCTACCGGAGTCTATACACCTCTTTGCTCCAGCCCGATGGCAAACCCCAACCTGATAAGGCGCAAATCAACATCAACTCCCGCATTGTTTCGCAGGAGGTGTTTGTACGTCCCGACCAGGCCTTGGTCATCACAGGTGTACACCTTAAGGCTGGGCGAAACCCCGAAGATGAGGCCGCCCGGCAAGGACAGATTGCGATGCTCCAACAACAACTCCAACGTCTGACACAAGAAAATAAAAACATCCCTCTCTTATTGGTGGGCGACCTCAACGCCACCCCTGACAGCCCCGAGCTGCGCAGCCTCACCCAGCCCCAAAGCAAACGCCACCCCCGCTGGATAGACCCGCTGGCCAACCACACCGAGGTTTTTTCACACCCTGCCGACGCACCTCGTTGGCGTATTGACTACATCCTGATGAACTCCGCCATGCACAAAAACTATCTCCCCGAAAGCCTACACATTGGTGGGCTGCTTGGCAACGACCCCGAACGTCTACGTACGCTCAGCGACCACCTGCCCCTACACGCGACCTTCCAAATAAAATAA
- a CDS encoding DUF6691 family protein — MNAPKDTLDPIIHPEACEAPNEQRGGEGLMGNLKYLIVGTIFGIVFVKAEIISWFRIQEMFRMHSFHMYGVIGTAVVVGLISVTLIKVFKIKTVNGEEVKFTPKQFSPSQIFGGLIFGLGWALTGACPGPLFAQIGSGFVVVAVTLLSAIAGTWVYGWMREKFNLK, encoded by the coding sequence ATGAACGCACCTAAAGATACTCTCGACCCCATCATCCACCCCGAAGCCTGCGAAGCACCCAACGAACAGCGCGGCGGCGAAGGCCTGATGGGTAACCTCAAATACCTGATTGTAGGCACTATTTTCGGCATCGTGTTCGTCAAAGCCGAAATCATCTCTTGGTTTCGCATCCAAGAAATGTTCCGAATGCACTCCTTCCATATGTATGGCGTGATTGGCACGGCAGTCGTAGTAGGTTTGATTTCGGTAACCCTTATCAAAGTCTTCAAAATCAAGACAGTCAACGGCGAAGAAGTCAAATTTACCCCCAAACAATTCAGCCCCAGCCAAATTTTCGGCGGCCTGATATTTGGTCTTGGCTGGGCCTTGACCGGTGCCTGCCCCGGCCCTCTATTCGCCCAAATTGGCAGTGGCTTTGTAGTGGTGGCGGTTACCCTCCTCAGCGCCATTGCCGGCACCTGGGTATACGGTTGGATGCGCGAAAAATTCAACCTGAAATAA
- a CDS encoding carbonic anhydrase gives MNNIISLHPYLWLFWGVFLQACTNPQNTAKSEQSALLTTTVAFADTTQGVGKLMAGNWRFRNDRSIHPHQSSHRRLETAKEQKPFAAIVTCSDSRVSLVVLFDAGIGDLFIIRTAGNIVWELELASIEYAVEHLGVSVVMVMGHDNCGAVNAYVEGRKGRGHIQRIITALSEEEEEQSAIQAPEAFRMDACVNANVVHQIRYILNNSEIISEKIQRNELALVGADYIHQTGEVRLLDYCGPNTPQVNTQINQPTHKNH, from the coding sequence GTGAACAATATCATTTCTTTGCATCCATATTTGTGGTTGTTCTGGGGAGTCTTCTTACAAGCGTGTACTAACCCTCAAAACACAGCCAAAAGCGAACAGTCAGCCTTGCTGACTACCACAGTGGCTTTTGCGGACACTACCCAAGGGGTAGGCAAACTGATGGCAGGGAATTGGCGCTTTCGCAACGACCGCTCCATCCATCCACACCAAAGCTCTCACCGCAGGCTCGAAACCGCCAAAGAGCAAAAGCCCTTTGCGGCCATTGTTACCTGCTCCGACTCTAGGGTCTCTCTGGTAGTATTGTTTGATGCAGGCATCGGCGACCTTTTCATCATCCGCACGGCGGGCAACATCGTGTGGGAGCTAGAGTTGGCCAGTATCGAGTATGCCGTAGAGCACTTGGGCGTTTCGGTCGTGATGGTGATGGGTCACGACAACTGCGGCGCGGTCAATGCCTATGTCGAAGGGCGCAAAGGGCGCGGCCACATTCAGCGCATCATCACCGCCCTTAGTGAAGAAGAGGAAGAGCAGTCAGCCATCCAAGCCCCCGAAGCATTCCGAATGGACGCTTGTGTCAATGCCAATGTGGTACATCAGATACGCTATATTTTGAACAACTCAGAAATTATCTCCGAAAAAATACAGCGCAATGAACTTGCACTCGTCGGAGCAGATTATATACATCAGACAGGAGAGGTAAGGCTTTTGGATTACTGCGGCCCCAACACTCCCCAAGTCAATACACAGATTAACCAACCAACCCACAAAAACCATTAA
- a CDS encoding rhodanese-like domain-containing protein yields MFGLFNKNKGYENLTVAQFKEQIASTKDAVILDVRTDAEFRAGAIPKAKKLDFSGGEFGQKVAELDRDKTYFVYCRSGARSAAACSQMARLGFLKVYNLQGGYMSWK; encoded by the coding sequence ATGTTTGGTCTATTCAACAAAAACAAAGGCTACGAAAACCTGACCGTAGCCCAATTCAAAGAGCAAATTGCCTCTACTAAGGATGCAGTCATCCTAGATGTGCGCACCGATGCGGAGTTTCGCGCCGGAGCTATCCCCAAAGCAAAAAAGCTTGACTTCAGTGGCGGAGAATTTGGCCAAAAAGTAGCGGAACTCGACCGCGACAAGACCTATTTTGTCTATTGCCGCAGTGGTGCTCGCAGTGCCGCCGCTTGTAGCCAGATGGCACGATTGGGCTTTCTCAAGGTATACAACCTCCAAGGTGGCTATATGTCATGGAAGTAA
- a CDS encoding YeeE/YedE family protein has product MLEFITQPWHWSVAGLLIGLTVPTLLLIGNKSLGISSSLRHACAACMPANIGFFKYDWKREAWNLFFVAGVFLGGVIATFVLSNPNTITVAPATQEALQALGIKDFSGLMPADIFSWEALASAKGLLFFIIGGFLVGFGTRYAGGCTSGHTIMGLSNLQWPSLVATIAFMAGGFAMTHLGLPILMRLLF; this is encoded by the coding sequence ATGTTAGAATTCATCACCCAACCGTGGCATTGGTCTGTAGCCGGACTACTCATCGGCCTGACCGTTCCCACGTTGTTGCTCATCGGAAACAAATCATTAGGCATCTCTTCATCGCTGCGCCACGCTTGCGCCGCTTGTATGCCTGCCAACATTGGTTTTTTCAAATATGATTGGAAGCGTGAAGCTTGGAATCTCTTCTTTGTAGCCGGAGTATTTCTGGGCGGTGTCATTGCTACTTTTGTCTTGAGCAACCCAAATACCATCACGGTAGCACCTGCTACCCAAGAGGCCTTACAAGCACTAGGCATCAAAGATTTTAGTGGCCTAATGCCCGCCGACATTTTCAGCTGGGAGGCGCTCGCCTCCGCCAAGGGGCTACTTTTCTTCATCATAGGGGGCTTCTTGGTAGGCTTCGGCACACGCTATGCGGGAGGCTGTACCTCCGGCCATACCATTATGGGCTTGTCCAACTTGCAGTGGCCTTCTCTAGTGGCTACCATCGCCTTTATGGCAGGCGGCTTTGCAATGACACATCTCGGCCTGCCTATCCTCATGCGCCTGTTGTTTTAG
- a CDS encoding DUF6132 family protein, which produces MKRYHTLPAYAKLLLASGIGALFGWLYWYYIGCTSGSCPITANPWISTAYGALLGATWGFPAGKKADAKATTAQNIEQ; this is translated from the coding sequence ATGAAACGATACCACACACTCCCAGCTTATGCCAAATTGCTCTTGGCCTCGGGCATAGGCGCACTCTTCGGATGGCTCTATTGGTACTACATCGGCTGTACTTCGGGCAGCTGCCCCATCACTGCCAATCCTTGGATAAGCACGGCCTATGGCGCACTGTTGGGTGCTACTTGGGGTTTCCCCGCCGGCAAAAAGGCTGATGCCAAGGCTACAACAGCACAAAACATAGAACAATAA
- a CDS encoding VWA domain-containing protein → MYFKTCLSPFLLSLWLLLGTFVGGYAQSSPSVLQACNTHVHYLNQSVQQGFLLSMRLLAYNKKAKNYLFLNTYQRRGYLQYAAAPLPLLNPAQTPDHPALNAKAQELHHLMREIAETEQALIDYLGADTYLEDDLQRGNRHLREFAQHLEALESRQLDYYRSIQQVYGSQSLPQPGAWERAAQNLQKALDGAEQVLGQSKAYTQNPALSLPQARELAATVASLKNQQTQILQGIPAVGGENPLCPHHQYARMILALERMTQLVEGLKEFRNTAYYHPPYNEILQSYNEAIQHYNRWVGLAPTGTVLLYRNYRAPIFHPKYPQEILPAAEELDYTLLTSMEGLPPVHLIFLVNVSQSMDYTTRLPLFKKSFRHTAGILRAEDRLSLVKYAGKPKAVLKAVSAKEAKAFDALKQLTPKGLLNNEDGWEAAYQLAQRSHKEGYHTRIILITDSFFQLPETTLSRLQAAAEQGIPTSVFDYGTNMDAGAQLSGIAQAGKGNYVKINPASADYYMLQEAKIPLR, encoded by the coding sequence ATGTATTTCAAAACCTGCCTCTCCCCTTTCCTCTTGAGCCTTTGGCTGCTACTGGGAACTTTTGTGGGGGGTTATGCCCAAAGTTCCCCTTCGGTATTGCAGGCCTGCAATACCCACGTACATTATCTTAACCAAAGCGTGCAACAAGGCTTTTTACTGAGTATGCGGCTGTTGGCTTACAATAAAAAAGCCAAGAACTATCTTTTTCTCAACACCTACCAGCGTCGGGGGTACTTACAATATGCGGCTGCCCCTTTGCCCCTGCTCAATCCAGCCCAAACTCCCGATCACCCTGCCCTCAATGCCAAGGCGCAGGAGTTGCACCACCTGATGCGCGAGATAGCCGAAACCGAACAGGCCTTGATTGATTATCTTGGAGCTGATACTTACCTCGAAGATGACCTACAACGCGGCAACCGCCATCTCAGAGAGTTTGCCCAACATCTTGAAGCACTTGAAAGTCGCCAACTTGACTACTACCGCAGCATACAGCAAGTATATGGCAGCCAGTCGTTGCCGCAGCCCGGCGCTTGGGAGCGTGCTGCACAAAATTTGCAAAAAGCCCTAGATGGCGCAGAGCAGGTATTGGGGCAAAGCAAAGCCTACACCCAAAACCCGGCCTTATCGCTCCCGCAAGCCAGAGAATTGGCTGCGACAGTTGCCAGCCTGAAAAACCAACAAACACAAATACTACAAGGTATTCCGGCTGTAGGGGGTGAAAACCCACTCTGCCCACACCACCAATATGCCAGAATGATACTGGCTCTAGAGCGCATGACACAGCTCGTAGAAGGGCTCAAAGAATTTCGCAATACGGCCTACTACCACCCACCTTACAACGAAATTCTGCAAAGCTACAACGAGGCCATCCAGCATTATAACCGCTGGGTCGGGTTGGCTCCGACAGGTACGGTACTGCTCTACCGCAATTACCGCGCTCCGATTTTCCACCCAAAATACCCACAAGAAATCTTGCCCGCCGCCGAGGAGCTCGATTATACCTTGTTGACTTCGATGGAAGGGCTGCCGCCGGTTCACTTGATTTTCTTGGTCAATGTCTCTCAGTCGATGGACTATACCACGCGCCTACCGCTGTTCAAGAAGTCCTTCCGTCATACGGCAGGCATATTGCGTGCCGAAGACCGACTCAGCTTGGTCAAATATGCAGGCAAGCCCAAGGCCGTACTCAAGGCCGTCAGCGCCAAAGAAGCCAAGGCTTTTGACGCTCTCAAGCAGCTTACCCCTAAGGGCCTGCTCAACAATGAGGATGGATGGGAAGCTGCATACCAACTCGCGCAGCGCTCCCACAAAGAGGGCTACCATACGCGTATCATCCTGATTACAGACTCGTTTTTCCAGCTGCCCGAAACTACCCTCAGCCGTTTGCAAGCCGCCGCCGAGCAGGGGATTCCTACTTCGGTGTTTGACTACGGCACGAATATGGATGCCGGAGCACAGCTGTCGGGCATTGCCCAAGCCGGCAAGGGCAACTATGTCAAAATAAATCCTGCTAGCGCCGACTACTATATGCTCCAAGAGGCTAAGATTCCTTTGCGCTAG